A part of Sander vitreus isolate 19-12246 chromosome 8, sanVit1, whole genome shotgun sequence genomic DNA contains:
- the LOC144521736 gene encoding uncharacterized protein LOC144521736 isoform X2, producing MVHSCCAPGCQSYRGKYNERKSFYRIPKDPKRRSKWIAAIKRARSRHNQHEPFEPKNKIFRLCSDHFISGKKSDNPLSPDYVPSIFHHVPSPEKGASTRRLHVFNRIQESKLQRMEKAAKPSAAAVMDVADCPSADQLEGSNVSYESILPLPVENDDPAAPPYDSENGRNCCVMNCCVMNCCRKSHDHRGRKIPNGLTFHCFPAWRTHEGAQISRLTERRRAAWVAAVGRPDVTFTRIPTSMRVCSRHFHSGKPAYEMLESDPDWVPSLHLDHREPNHRRTTRLLRSVRQEDRDPQQRCTPPETRPSHQTETRTAAAAGEKPAVRPWREVRSLLQAALQRKPNFSQQPGDETLGQTEKKTDVSFRDLFRGALEASLDAYSRSRALSARRPPCGSWEYDVQLNVNLPSVKEEKQTCEESSSSSSSSSSSSSSSSSSSSLSCVQLQTRNTELEEKLSCLKEEPEYMEVSTVPETSQQSRWSAPAKEDGSAYPREEPFASQEADLEPGEVREMSELSEDSESDARPPKNPEEEPCRRVDQNNSIGKSCGRKCRKRCWERISEARREALHAAYYNMSYDGRKALVSSCVPQRQTALRSCAAVPSRRKQMLSYQLSDELGLTQRVCKTFFLTTLGCHQRNDHIVQTVIGNEHRSRKERREKCAKTADERRSEALDPTCPQSEITVELHQLEMDDTQRWNVTEYIYSSTGLQSKC from the exons ATGGTGCATAGCTGCTGTGCGCCGGGATGCCAGAGCTATCGGGGGAAATATaacgaaaggaaatcattttatAGGATTCCTAAAGATCCCAAGAGGAGAAGTAAATGGATAGCTGCTATAAAACGGGCTAGGAGCAGACACAACCAACACGAGCCGTTTGAgcctaaaaacaaaatatttcggTTATGCAGTGACCACTTCATATCAG GGAAAAAGAGTGACAACCCTCTGTCACCTGACTACGTTCCTTCAATCTTCCACCATGTTCCTTCCCCGGAGAAGGGAGCGAGCACAAGGCGGTTACATGTATTCAACAGAATCCAGGAGAGCAAACTTCAGAGAATGGAGAAAGCAGCAAAGCcatcagctgcagcagtgaTGGATGTGGCCGACTGTCCTTCAGCAGACCAGCTGGAGGGGTCTAACGTCAGCTATGAAAGTATTCTGCCTCTTCCTGTTGAAAATGACGATCCAGCTGCTCCACCGTACGACAGTGAAAATG GCAGAAACTGCTGCGTCATGAACTGCTGCGTCATGAACTGCTGCCGTAAGTCTCACGACCACCGCGGGAGGAAGATCCCCAACGGACTCACGTTCCACTGTTTCCCCGCCTGGAGGACGCACGAAGGGGCGCAGATCTCCCGGCTCACGGAGCGCCGGAGGGCGGCCTGGGTGGCTGCCGTCGGCCGGCCGGACGTCACCTTCACCCGCATCCCCACCTCCATGAGAGTCTGCTCCAGACACTTCCACTCGG GTAAACCAGCGTATGAAATGCTGGAGTCGGATCCAGACTGGGTCCCATCGCTGCACCTGGATCACAGAGAGCCAAACCACCGACGCACCACCCGGCTGCTACGGTCGGTGCGGCAGGAGGACAGAGACCCGCAGCAACGATGCACCCCCCCCGAGACAAGACCTTCACACCAGACTGAGAccagaacagcagcagcagcaggag AGAAGCCAGCGGTCCGTCCCTGGAGAGAAGTTAGATCTCTGCTGCAGGCAGCTCTGCAACGTAAACCCAACTTCAGCCAGCAGCCTGGAGACGAGACACTCGGACAAACTGAGAAGAAGACGGACGTCAGCTTCAGA GATTTGTTCAGAGGCGCTCTGGAAGCTTCTCTGGACGCCTACAGCCGGTCCCGGGCTCTGTCAGCGCGGCGGCCGCCCTGCGGGTCCTGGGAGTACGACGTGCAGCTGAACGTTAACCTGCCATCGGTGAAGGAGGAGAAGCAGACCTGCGAGGagtcgtcctcctcctcctcctcttcctcctcttcttcctcctcctcctcctcctcctccagtctGAGCTGCGTCCAGCTGCAGACGAGGAACACGGAGCTGGAAGAGAAGCTGTCGTGTCTCAAGGAGGAACCAGAGTACATGGAGGTTTCTACGGTCCCCGAAACGTCTCAGCAGAGTCGCTGGAGCGCGCCCGCCAAGGAGGACGGGTCTGCAT ACCCCCGGGAGGAACCGTTTGCCTCCCAGGAAGCTGATTTGGAGCCCGGAGAAGTCCGGGAAATGTCGGAGTTGAGCGAAGACTCGGAGTCAGACGCCCGTCCCCCAAAAAACCCAGAGGAGGAACCCTGTCGGCGTGTCGACCAAAACAACAGTATCGGGAAGTCGTGCGGCCGAAAGTGTCGGAAGAGGTGCTGGGAAAGAATCAGCGAAGCGAGACGGGAGGCGCTGCACGCCGCCTACTACAACATGAGCTACGACGGGAGGAAGGCGTTGGTTTCGTCCTGCGTCCCTCAGCGCCAGACGGCGCTACGTTCCTGCGCTGCTGTTCCCAGCCGACGCAAGCAGATGCTTTCTTACCAACTCAGCGATGAGCTGGGTCTCACTCAGAGAGTCTGCAAGACCTTCTTTCTCACAACTCTGGGATGCCATCAGAGAAATGACCACATCGTCCAAACGGTCATCGGGAACGAACACCGGTCTCGCAAAGAGCGGCGCGAGAAATGTGCAAAGACGGCCGATGAAAGACGCAGCGAAGCGTTGGATCCTACGTGTCCCCAGAGTGAAATAACGGTGGAGCTGCACCAGCTAGAGATGGACGATACACAGCGCTGGAATGTTAcggagtacatttactccagtactgggCTTCAGTCCAAGTGTTga
- the LOC144521736 gene encoding uncharacterized protein LOC144521736 isoform X1, translating into MVHSCCAPGCQSYRGKYNERKSFYRIPKDPKRRSKWIAAIKRARSRHNQHEPFEPKNKIFRLCSDHFISGKKSDNPLSPDYVPSIFHHVPSPEKGASTRRLHVFNRIQESKLQRMEKAAKPSAAAVMDVADCPSADQLEGSNVSYESILPLPVENDDPAAPPYDSENGRNCCVMNCCVMNCCRKSHDHRGRKIPNGLTFHCFPAWRTHEGAQISRLTERRRAAWVAAVGRPDVTFTRIPTSMRVCSRHFHSGKPAYEMLESDPDWVPSLHLDHREPNHRRTTRLLRSVRQEDRDPQQRCTPPETRPSHQTETRTAAAAGGAEKPAVRPWREVRSLLQAALQRKPNFSQQPGDETLGQTEKKTDVSFRDLFRGALEASLDAYSRSRALSARRPPCGSWEYDVQLNVNLPSVKEEKQTCEESSSSSSSSSSSSSSSSSSSSLSCVQLQTRNTELEEKLSCLKEEPEYMEVSTVPETSQQSRWSAPAKEDGSAYPREEPFASQEADLEPGEVREMSELSEDSESDARPPKNPEEEPCRRVDQNNSIGKSCGRKCRKRCWERISEARREALHAAYYNMSYDGRKALVSSCVPQRQTALRSCAAVPSRRKQMLSYQLSDELGLTQRVCKTFFLTTLGCHQRNDHIVQTVIGNEHRSRKERREKCAKTADERRSEALDPTCPQSEITVELHQLEMDDTQRWNVTEYIYSSTGLQSKC; encoded by the exons ATGGTGCATAGCTGCTGTGCGCCGGGATGCCAGAGCTATCGGGGGAAATATaacgaaaggaaatcattttatAGGATTCCTAAAGATCCCAAGAGGAGAAGTAAATGGATAGCTGCTATAAAACGGGCTAGGAGCAGACACAACCAACACGAGCCGTTTGAgcctaaaaacaaaatatttcggTTATGCAGTGACCACTTCATATCAG GGAAAAAGAGTGACAACCCTCTGTCACCTGACTACGTTCCTTCAATCTTCCACCATGTTCCTTCCCCGGAGAAGGGAGCGAGCACAAGGCGGTTACATGTATTCAACAGAATCCAGGAGAGCAAACTTCAGAGAATGGAGAAAGCAGCAAAGCcatcagctgcagcagtgaTGGATGTGGCCGACTGTCCTTCAGCAGACCAGCTGGAGGGGTCTAACGTCAGCTATGAAAGTATTCTGCCTCTTCCTGTTGAAAATGACGATCCAGCTGCTCCACCGTACGACAGTGAAAATG GCAGAAACTGCTGCGTCATGAACTGCTGCGTCATGAACTGCTGCCGTAAGTCTCACGACCACCGCGGGAGGAAGATCCCCAACGGACTCACGTTCCACTGTTTCCCCGCCTGGAGGACGCACGAAGGGGCGCAGATCTCCCGGCTCACGGAGCGCCGGAGGGCGGCCTGGGTGGCTGCCGTCGGCCGGCCGGACGTCACCTTCACCCGCATCCCCACCTCCATGAGAGTCTGCTCCAGACACTTCCACTCGG GTAAACCAGCGTATGAAATGCTGGAGTCGGATCCAGACTGGGTCCCATCGCTGCACCTGGATCACAGAGAGCCAAACCACCGACGCACCACCCGGCTGCTACGGTCGGTGCGGCAGGAGGACAGAGACCCGCAGCAACGATGCACCCCCCCCGAGACAAGACCTTCACACCAGACTGAGAccagaacagcagcagcagcaggag GTGCAGAGAAGCCAGCGGTCCGTCCCTGGAGAGAAGTTAGATCTCTGCTGCAGGCAGCTCTGCAACGTAAACCCAACTTCAGCCAGCAGCCTGGAGACGAGACACTCGGACAAACTGAGAAGAAGACGGACGTCAGCTTCAGA GATTTGTTCAGAGGCGCTCTGGAAGCTTCTCTGGACGCCTACAGCCGGTCCCGGGCTCTGTCAGCGCGGCGGCCGCCCTGCGGGTCCTGGGAGTACGACGTGCAGCTGAACGTTAACCTGCCATCGGTGAAGGAGGAGAAGCAGACCTGCGAGGagtcgtcctcctcctcctcctcttcctcctcttcttcctcctcctcctcctcctcctccagtctGAGCTGCGTCCAGCTGCAGACGAGGAACACGGAGCTGGAAGAGAAGCTGTCGTGTCTCAAGGAGGAACCAGAGTACATGGAGGTTTCTACGGTCCCCGAAACGTCTCAGCAGAGTCGCTGGAGCGCGCCCGCCAAGGAGGACGGGTCTGCAT ACCCCCGGGAGGAACCGTTTGCCTCCCAGGAAGCTGATTTGGAGCCCGGAGAAGTCCGGGAAATGTCGGAGTTGAGCGAAGACTCGGAGTCAGACGCCCGTCCCCCAAAAAACCCAGAGGAGGAACCCTGTCGGCGTGTCGACCAAAACAACAGTATCGGGAAGTCGTGCGGCCGAAAGTGTCGGAAGAGGTGCTGGGAAAGAATCAGCGAAGCGAGACGGGAGGCGCTGCACGCCGCCTACTACAACATGAGCTACGACGGGAGGAAGGCGTTGGTTTCGTCCTGCGTCCCTCAGCGCCAGACGGCGCTACGTTCCTGCGCTGCTGTTCCCAGCCGACGCAAGCAGATGCTTTCTTACCAACTCAGCGATGAGCTGGGTCTCACTCAGAGAGTCTGCAAGACCTTCTTTCTCACAACTCTGGGATGCCATCAGAGAAATGACCACATCGTCCAAACGGTCATCGGGAACGAACACCGGTCTCGCAAAGAGCGGCGCGAGAAATGTGCAAAGACGGCCGATGAAAGACGCAGCGAAGCGTTGGATCCTACGTGTCCCCAGAGTGAAATAACGGTGGAGCTGCACCAGCTAGAGATGGACGATACACAGCGCTGGAATGTTAcggagtacatttactccagtactgggCTTCAGTCCAAGTGTTga
- the LOC144521736 gene encoding uncharacterized protein LOC144521736 isoform X4 yields the protein MVHSCCAPGCQSYRGKYNERKSFYRIPKDPKRRSKWIAAIKRARSRHNQHEPFEPKNKIFRLCSDHFISGKKSDNPLSPDYVPSIFHHVPSPEKGASTRRLHVFNRIQESKLQRMEKAAKPSAAAVMDVADCPSADQLEGSNVSYESILPLPVENDDPAAPPYDSENGRNCCVMNCCVMNCCRKSHDHRGRKIPNGLTFHCFPAWRTHEGAQISRLTERRRAAWVAAVGRPDVTFTRIPTSMRVCSRHFHSGKPAYEMLESDPDWVPSLHLDHREPNHRRTTRLLRSVRQEDRDPQQRCTPPETRPSHQTETRTAAAAGGAEKPAVRPWREVRSLLQAALQRKPNFSQQPGDETLGQTEKKTDVSFRDLFRGALEASLDAYSRSRALSARRPPCGSWEYDVQLNVNLPSVKEEKQTCEESSSSSSSSSSSSSSSSSSSSLSCVQLQTRNTELEEKLSCLKEEPEYMEVSTVPETSQQSRWSAPAKEDGSAWMEPLSPPHQDVDWSDAWPKQEADTQRRKPRRPSRRFRKAWLKKFWFLRYSPALDQMWCHVCRLHSNNLQPPNGLVKGSRVFKYHNIKVHNASSYHKDNVARHMLHMCDLQL from the exons ATGGTGCATAGCTGCTGTGCGCCGGGATGCCAGAGCTATCGGGGGAAATATaacgaaaggaaatcattttatAGGATTCCTAAAGATCCCAAGAGGAGAAGTAAATGGATAGCTGCTATAAAACGGGCTAGGAGCAGACACAACCAACACGAGCCGTTTGAgcctaaaaacaaaatatttcggTTATGCAGTGACCACTTCATATCAG GGAAAAAGAGTGACAACCCTCTGTCACCTGACTACGTTCCTTCAATCTTCCACCATGTTCCTTCCCCGGAGAAGGGAGCGAGCACAAGGCGGTTACATGTATTCAACAGAATCCAGGAGAGCAAACTTCAGAGAATGGAGAAAGCAGCAAAGCcatcagctgcagcagtgaTGGATGTGGCCGACTGTCCTTCAGCAGACCAGCTGGAGGGGTCTAACGTCAGCTATGAAAGTATTCTGCCTCTTCCTGTTGAAAATGACGATCCAGCTGCTCCACCGTACGACAGTGAAAATG GCAGAAACTGCTGCGTCATGAACTGCTGCGTCATGAACTGCTGCCGTAAGTCTCACGACCACCGCGGGAGGAAGATCCCCAACGGACTCACGTTCCACTGTTTCCCCGCCTGGAGGACGCACGAAGGGGCGCAGATCTCCCGGCTCACGGAGCGCCGGAGGGCGGCCTGGGTGGCTGCCGTCGGCCGGCCGGACGTCACCTTCACCCGCATCCCCACCTCCATGAGAGTCTGCTCCAGACACTTCCACTCGG GTAAACCAGCGTATGAAATGCTGGAGTCGGATCCAGACTGGGTCCCATCGCTGCACCTGGATCACAGAGAGCCAAACCACCGACGCACCACCCGGCTGCTACGGTCGGTGCGGCAGGAGGACAGAGACCCGCAGCAACGATGCACCCCCCCCGAGACAAGACCTTCACACCAGACTGAGAccagaacagcagcagcagcaggag GTGCAGAGAAGCCAGCGGTCCGTCCCTGGAGAGAAGTTAGATCTCTGCTGCAGGCAGCTCTGCAACGTAAACCCAACTTCAGCCAGCAGCCTGGAGACGAGACACTCGGACAAACTGAGAAGAAGACGGACGTCAGCTTCAGA GATTTGTTCAGAGGCGCTCTGGAAGCTTCTCTGGACGCCTACAGCCGGTCCCGGGCTCTGTCAGCGCGGCGGCCGCCCTGCGGGTCCTGGGAGTACGACGTGCAGCTGAACGTTAACCTGCCATCGGTGAAGGAGGAGAAGCAGACCTGCGAGGagtcgtcctcctcctcctcctcttcctcctcttcttcctcctcctcctcctcctcctccagtctGAGCTGCGTCCAGCTGCAGACGAGGAACACGGAGCTGGAAGAGAAGCTGTCGTGTCTCAAGGAGGAACCAGAGTACATGGAGGTTTCTACGGTCCCCGAAACGTCTCAGCAGAGTCGCTGGAGCGCGCCCGCCAAGGAGGACGGGTCTGCAT ggATGGAGCCTCTCTCGCCCCCCCACCAGGACGTGGACTGGTCCGACGCGTGGCCTAAGCAGGAAGCGGACACGCAGCGGCGTAAACCCCGCCGCCCATCTCGCCGCTTCCGCAAGGCGTGGCTGAAGAAGTTCTGGTTCCTACGCTACTCGCCGGCCCTGGATCAGATGTGGTGTCACGTCTGCCGCCTCCACTCCAACAACTTGCAACCCCCAAACGGCCTGGTCAAAGGTTCCCGGGTGTTCAAGTACCACAACATCAAGGTGCACAACGCCAGCAGCTACCACAAAGACAACGTAGCACGCCACatgctgcacatgtgcgacctgCAGCTGTGA
- the LOC144521736 gene encoding uncharacterized protein LOC144521736 isoform X3: MVHSCCAPGCQSYRGKYNERKSFYRIPKDPKRRSKWIAAIKRARSRHNQHEPFEPKNKIFRLCSDHFISGKKSDNPLSPDYVPSIFHHVPSPEKGASTRRLHVFNRIQESKLQRMEKAAKPSAAAVMDVADCPSADQLEGSNVSYESILPLPVENDDPAAPPYDSENGKPAYEMLESDPDWVPSLHLDHREPNHRRTTRLLRSVRQEDRDPQQRCTPPETRPSHQTETRTAAAAGGAEKPAVRPWREVRSLLQAALQRKPNFSQQPGDETLGQTEKKTDVSFRDLFRGALEASLDAYSRSRALSARRPPCGSWEYDVQLNVNLPSVKEEKQTCEESSSSSSSSSSSSSSSSSSSSLSCVQLQTRNTELEEKLSCLKEEPEYMEVSTVPETSQQSRWSAPAKEDGSAYPREEPFASQEADLEPGEVREMSELSEDSESDARPPKNPEEEPCRRVDQNNSIGKSCGRKCRKRCWERISEARREALHAAYYNMSYDGRKALVSSCVPQRQTALRSCAAVPSRRKQMLSYQLSDELGLTQRVCKTFFLTTLGCHQRNDHIVQTVIGNEHRSRKERREKCAKTADERRSEALDPTCPQSEITVELHQLEMDDTQRWNVTEYIYSSTGLQSKC; encoded by the exons ATGGTGCATAGCTGCTGTGCGCCGGGATGCCAGAGCTATCGGGGGAAATATaacgaaaggaaatcattttatAGGATTCCTAAAGATCCCAAGAGGAGAAGTAAATGGATAGCTGCTATAAAACGGGCTAGGAGCAGACACAACCAACACGAGCCGTTTGAgcctaaaaacaaaatatttcggTTATGCAGTGACCACTTCATATCAG GGAAAAAGAGTGACAACCCTCTGTCACCTGACTACGTTCCTTCAATCTTCCACCATGTTCCTTCCCCGGAGAAGGGAGCGAGCACAAGGCGGTTACATGTATTCAACAGAATCCAGGAGAGCAAACTTCAGAGAATGGAGAAAGCAGCAAAGCcatcagctgcagcagtgaTGGATGTGGCCGACTGTCCTTCAGCAGACCAGCTGGAGGGGTCTAACGTCAGCTATGAAAGTATTCTGCCTCTTCCTGTTGAAAATGACGATCCAGCTGCTCCACCGTACGACAGTGAAAATG GTAAACCAGCGTATGAAATGCTGGAGTCGGATCCAGACTGGGTCCCATCGCTGCACCTGGATCACAGAGAGCCAAACCACCGACGCACCACCCGGCTGCTACGGTCGGTGCGGCAGGAGGACAGAGACCCGCAGCAACGATGCACCCCCCCCGAGACAAGACCTTCACACCAGACTGAGAccagaacagcagcagcagcaggag GTGCAGAGAAGCCAGCGGTCCGTCCCTGGAGAGAAGTTAGATCTCTGCTGCAGGCAGCTCTGCAACGTAAACCCAACTTCAGCCAGCAGCCTGGAGACGAGACACTCGGACAAACTGAGAAGAAGACGGACGTCAGCTTCAGA GATTTGTTCAGAGGCGCTCTGGAAGCTTCTCTGGACGCCTACAGCCGGTCCCGGGCTCTGTCAGCGCGGCGGCCGCCCTGCGGGTCCTGGGAGTACGACGTGCAGCTGAACGTTAACCTGCCATCGGTGAAGGAGGAGAAGCAGACCTGCGAGGagtcgtcctcctcctcctcctcttcctcctcttcttcctcctcctcctcctcctcctccagtctGAGCTGCGTCCAGCTGCAGACGAGGAACACGGAGCTGGAAGAGAAGCTGTCGTGTCTCAAGGAGGAACCAGAGTACATGGAGGTTTCTACGGTCCCCGAAACGTCTCAGCAGAGTCGCTGGAGCGCGCCCGCCAAGGAGGACGGGTCTGCAT ACCCCCGGGAGGAACCGTTTGCCTCCCAGGAAGCTGATTTGGAGCCCGGAGAAGTCCGGGAAATGTCGGAGTTGAGCGAAGACTCGGAGTCAGACGCCCGTCCCCCAAAAAACCCAGAGGAGGAACCCTGTCGGCGTGTCGACCAAAACAACAGTATCGGGAAGTCGTGCGGCCGAAAGTGTCGGAAGAGGTGCTGGGAAAGAATCAGCGAAGCGAGACGGGAGGCGCTGCACGCCGCCTACTACAACATGAGCTACGACGGGAGGAAGGCGTTGGTTTCGTCCTGCGTCCCTCAGCGCCAGACGGCGCTACGTTCCTGCGCTGCTGTTCCCAGCCGACGCAAGCAGATGCTTTCTTACCAACTCAGCGATGAGCTGGGTCTCACTCAGAGAGTCTGCAAGACCTTCTTTCTCACAACTCTGGGATGCCATCAGAGAAATGACCACATCGTCCAAACGGTCATCGGGAACGAACACCGGTCTCGCAAAGAGCGGCGCGAGAAATGTGCAAAGACGGCCGATGAAAGACGCAGCGAAGCGTTGGATCCTACGTGTCCCCAGAGTGAAATAACGGTGGAGCTGCACCAGCTAGAGATGGACGATACACAGCGCTGGAATGTTAcggagtacatttactccagtactgggCTTCAGTCCAAGTGTTga
- the LOC144521736 gene encoding uncharacterized protein LOC144521736 isoform X5 encodes MNCCVMNCCRKSHDHRGRKIPNGLTFHCFPAWRTHEGAQISRLTERRRAAWVAAVGRPDVTFTRIPTSMRVCSRHFHSGKPAYEMLESDPDWVPSLHLDHREPNHRRTTRLLRSVRQEDRDPQQRCTPPETRPSHQTETRTAAAAGGAEKPAVRPWREVRSLLQAALQRKPNFSQQPGDETLGQTEKKTDVSFRDLFRGALEASLDAYSRSRALSARRPPCGSWEYDVQLNVNLPSVKEEKQTCEESSSSSSSSSSSSSSSSSSSSLSCVQLQTRNTELEEKLSCLKEEPEYMEVSTVPETSQQSRWSAPAKEDGSAYPREEPFASQEADLEPGEVREMSELSEDSESDARPPKNPEEEPCRRVDQNNSIGKSCGRKCRKRCWERISEARREALHAAYYNMSYDGRKALVSSCVPQRQTALRSCAAVPSRRKQMLSYQLSDELGLTQRVCKTFFLTTLGCHQRNDHIVQTVIGNEHRSRKERREKCAKTADERRSEALDPTCPQSEITVELHQLEMDDTQRWNVTEYIYSSTGLQSKC; translated from the exons ATGAACTGCTGCGTCATGAACTGCTGCCGTAAGTCTCACGACCACCGCGGGAGGAAGATCCCCAACGGACTCACGTTCCACTGTTTCCCCGCCTGGAGGACGCACGAAGGGGCGCAGATCTCCCGGCTCACGGAGCGCCGGAGGGCGGCCTGGGTGGCTGCCGTCGGCCGGCCGGACGTCACCTTCACCCGCATCCCCACCTCCATGAGAGTCTGCTCCAGACACTTCCACTCGG GTAAACCAGCGTATGAAATGCTGGAGTCGGATCCAGACTGGGTCCCATCGCTGCACCTGGATCACAGAGAGCCAAACCACCGACGCACCACCCGGCTGCTACGGTCGGTGCGGCAGGAGGACAGAGACCCGCAGCAACGATGCACCCCCCCCGAGACAAGACCTTCACACCAGACTGAGAccagaacagcagcagcagcaggag GTGCAGAGAAGCCAGCGGTCCGTCCCTGGAGAGAAGTTAGATCTCTGCTGCAGGCAGCTCTGCAACGTAAACCCAACTTCAGCCAGCAGCCTGGAGACGAGACACTCGGACAAACTGAGAAGAAGACGGACGTCAGCTTCAGA GATTTGTTCAGAGGCGCTCTGGAAGCTTCTCTGGACGCCTACAGCCGGTCCCGGGCTCTGTCAGCGCGGCGGCCGCCCTGCGGGTCCTGGGAGTACGACGTGCAGCTGAACGTTAACCTGCCATCGGTGAAGGAGGAGAAGCAGACCTGCGAGGagtcgtcctcctcctcctcctcttcctcctcttcttcctcctcctcctcctcctcctccagtctGAGCTGCGTCCAGCTGCAGACGAGGAACACGGAGCTGGAAGAGAAGCTGTCGTGTCTCAAGGAGGAACCAGAGTACATGGAGGTTTCTACGGTCCCCGAAACGTCTCAGCAGAGTCGCTGGAGCGCGCCCGCCAAGGAGGACGGGTCTGCAT ACCCCCGGGAGGAACCGTTTGCCTCCCAGGAAGCTGATTTGGAGCCCGGAGAAGTCCGGGAAATGTCGGAGTTGAGCGAAGACTCGGAGTCAGACGCCCGTCCCCCAAAAAACCCAGAGGAGGAACCCTGTCGGCGTGTCGACCAAAACAACAGTATCGGGAAGTCGTGCGGCCGAAAGTGTCGGAAGAGGTGCTGGGAAAGAATCAGCGAAGCGAGACGGGAGGCGCTGCACGCCGCCTACTACAACATGAGCTACGACGGGAGGAAGGCGTTGGTTTCGTCCTGCGTCCCTCAGCGCCAGACGGCGCTACGTTCCTGCGCTGCTGTTCCCAGCCGACGCAAGCAGATGCTTTCTTACCAACTCAGCGATGAGCTGGGTCTCACTCAGAGAGTCTGCAAGACCTTCTTTCTCACAACTCTGGGATGCCATCAGAGAAATGACCACATCGTCCAAACGGTCATCGGGAACGAACACCGGTCTCGCAAAGAGCGGCGCGAGAAATGTGCAAAGACGGCCGATGAAAGACGCAGCGAAGCGTTGGATCCTACGTGTCCCCAGAGTGAAATAACGGTGGAGCTGCACCAGCTAGAGATGGACGATACACAGCGCTGGAATGTTAcggagtacatttactccagtactgggCTTCAGTCCAAGTGTTga